One Micromonospora eburnea genomic region harbors:
- a CDS encoding PadR family transcriptional regulator → MTDTPLREPTFLVLTALAETPQHGYAVIEDVLRISDGRVRLRAGTLYAVLDRLRADGLIEVDREEVVQSRLRRYYRLTALGAARLADEVTRLRRNADAANRRLRRAGLLAEGGVA, encoded by the coding sequence ATGACCGACACTCCGTTGCGGGAACCCACCTTCCTGGTCCTCACCGCGTTGGCCGAGACGCCCCAGCACGGGTACGCCGTCATCGAGGACGTGCTACGCATCTCCGATGGCCGGGTCCGGCTGCGCGCCGGCACCCTCTACGCCGTCCTCGACCGGCTGCGTGCCGACGGACTCATCGAGGTCGACCGAGAGGAGGTGGTGCAGTCCCGGCTGCGCCGCTACTACCGGCTCACCGCGCTGGGCGCGGCCCGCCTCGCCGACGAGGTCACCCGCCTGCGCCGCAACGCCGACGCTGCCAACCGGCGGCTGCGCCGCGCCGGCCTGCTCGCCGAGGGGGGAGTGGCATGA
- a CDS encoding nuclear transport factor 2 family protein, producing the protein MSAQTGPTPGRDLAGYLRSYVQEMAFGDEAPDVILDRYHTPDIAWYSDGLHLDRERLVAHARPVRRTVTSCSLDIHDTLTCDNRVAARFTLTAVTRGRTVATEIHMFGQLAPDGRLRRIDQITRTPGPEQDR; encoded by the coding sequence GTGAGCGCCCAGACAGGACCCACCCCGGGCCGCGACCTGGCCGGCTATCTGCGGTCGTACGTGCAGGAGATGGCCTTCGGCGACGAGGCGCCGGACGTGATCCTCGACCGCTACCACACCCCCGACATCGCCTGGTACTCCGACGGGCTGCACCTCGACCGCGAGCGGCTGGTGGCGCACGCCCGGCCGGTCCGCCGCACGGTGACCAGCTGCTCGCTCGACATTCACGACACGCTGACCTGCGACAACCGGGTGGCGGCCCGCTTCACGTTGACCGCGGTGACCCGCGGTCGCACGGTCGCCACGGAGATCCACATGTTCGGCCAGCTGGCGCCGGACGGCCGGCTCCGCCGGATCGACCAGATCACCCGCACGCCCGGCCCGGAGCAGGACCGGTGA
- a CDS encoding ABC transporter permease — protein MSAGTVPIGPTLVVALVGLTVAAAAVLRLSGIGRGRAVLTAAVRATVQLGVVSLVIVAVLRAWWSTGVFILLMYVVAGVTARRRIGPSCPRRVAPLAIAAGVLPSLVVLLASRALPATPLVVLPTAGILIGGAMTATSLAGRRTLDELRTRHGEYEAGLALGLLPRDAALEICRPAAGQALIPALDQTRTVGLVTLPGAFVGVLLGGAGPLEAGATQLLILLTLLAVEAVAIALALELLVRDRARTAP, from the coding sequence ATGAGCGCCGGAACGGTGCCGATCGGGCCGACCCTGGTCGTCGCCCTGGTCGGGCTGACCGTGGCGGCCGCCGCCGTGCTGCGGCTGAGCGGGATCGGCCGGGGCCGGGCCGTGCTGACCGCGGCCGTCCGGGCCACCGTCCAGCTCGGCGTGGTGTCGCTGGTCATCGTCGCCGTGCTGCGTGCCTGGTGGAGCACGGGCGTCTTCATCCTGCTCATGTACGTGGTCGCCGGCGTCACCGCACGCCGCCGGATCGGGCCGTCCTGCCCGCGCCGGGTCGCTCCCCTCGCGATCGCGGCCGGGGTGCTGCCGAGCCTGGTGGTGCTGCTGGCCAGCCGGGCGCTGCCGGCCACGCCGCTGGTGGTGCTGCCGACGGCGGGCATCCTGATCGGCGGGGCGATGACCGCGACCAGCCTCGCCGGCCGGCGGACCCTGGACGAGCTGCGCACCCGACACGGCGAGTACGAGGCCGGGTTGGCCCTGGGGCTGCTCCCCCGCGACGCGGCGCTGGAGATCTGCCGGCCGGCCGCCGGGCAGGCCCTCATTCCCGCACTGGACCAGACCCGCACGGTCGGCCTGGTCACCCTGCCGGGCGCGTTCGTCGGTGTGCTGTTGGGCGGGGCCGGGCCGCTGGAGGCCGGGGCGACCCAGCTGCTCATCCTGCTCACCCTGCTGGCGGTCGAGGCGGTGGCCATCGCGCTGGCCCTGGAACTGCTCGTCCGCGACCGGGCCCGCACCGCGCCCTGA
- a CDS encoding VOC family protein: protein MIRLNPYLSFQDTARAAMEHYQQVFGGTLTLSTFGEFGNPDPALADLVMHSQLETDRGFTLMASDTPPEMAPPTAGNNIAVSLSGDDADVLRGYWDKLSDGGTVSVPLEKQMWGDEFGMCVDRFGIGWLVNISQPS, encoded by the coding sequence ATGATCAGACTCAACCCGTACCTCAGCTTCCAGGACACCGCCCGCGCGGCGATGGAGCACTACCAGCAGGTGTTCGGCGGCACCCTGACGTTGAGCACCTTCGGCGAGTTCGGCAACCCGGACCCGGCGCTCGCCGACCTGGTCATGCACTCGCAGCTCGAGACGGATCGCGGCTTCACCCTGATGGCCTCCGACACACCGCCGGAGATGGCGCCGCCCACAGCCGGCAACAACATCGCGGTGAGCCTGAGCGGCGACGACGCGGACGTGCTGCGGGGCTACTGGGACAAGCTCTCCGACGGCGGCACCGTGTCCGTCCCGCTGGAGAAGCAGATGTGGGGCGACGAGTTCGGCATGTGCGTGGACCGGTTCGGCATCGGCTGGCTGGTGAACATCAGCCAGCCGTCCTGA
- a CDS encoding peptidoglycan recognition protein family protein: MFDHPELDRRTLLRAGLGAAAVAVVGSELAFPAAARAASGADLDWIISCDEWGARPPADPLSISAIATNKIIVHHMAFPNSTDYSEEHAKQLARDCQDLHMDGNGWSDTGQHFTVSRGGHVLEGRRGSLERLQAGDRQMISAHCPGENGRAIGIENEGTYVTDTPPQELLDSLVKLCTTICQRYGLQAHDIFGHWDFRATLCPGAMFYREFPALRRRVFAELGTHLSDVPARRWPDIWRFVGGPVVRVAQYLLAFRGYPVPVNGVFDAATVAAVQDWQARNGIPVDIDATLTAPTWETLAPELEKDAVGIPVSAVQFMLNSKGYADVTVTGTYDHPTKKALKDLQHLHGLEPTGKVSTTTWCALVGGVVRQSFQKN, encoded by the coding sequence ATGTTCGACCACCCTGAGCTGGACCGCCGTACCCTGCTACGGGCCGGCCTCGGCGCCGCCGCGGTCGCGGTCGTCGGGAGCGAACTCGCGTTCCCCGCCGCGGCGCGGGCCGCCTCCGGCGCGGACCTCGACTGGATCATCAGCTGCGACGAGTGGGGCGCCCGGCCGCCGGCGGACCCGCTGTCGATCAGCGCGATCGCCACCAACAAGATCATCGTGCACCACATGGCGTTTCCGAACAGCACCGACTACTCGGAGGAGCACGCCAAGCAGCTCGCCCGCGACTGCCAGGACCTGCACATGGACGGCAACGGCTGGTCGGACACCGGTCAGCACTTCACGGTCAGCCGGGGTGGCCACGTCCTGGAAGGCCGGCGCGGCAGCCTGGAGCGGCTCCAGGCCGGCGACCGGCAGATGATCTCGGCGCACTGCCCCGGCGAGAACGGCCGGGCCATCGGCATCGAGAACGAGGGCACCTACGTCACCGACACCCCGCCACAGGAGCTGCTCGACTCCCTGGTCAAGCTCTGCACCACCATCTGCCAGCGGTACGGGCTCCAGGCGCACGACATCTTCGGCCACTGGGACTTCCGGGCCACGCTCTGCCCCGGAGCGATGTTCTACCGGGAGTTCCCCGCCCTGCGCCGCCGGGTCTTCGCCGAGCTCGGCACCCACCTGTCCGACGTGCCGGCCCGCCGCTGGCCCGACATCTGGCGGTTCGTCGGCGGCCCCGTCGTCCGGGTCGCGCAGTACCTGCTCGCGTTCCGCGGCTACCCCGTCCCGGTCAACGGCGTCTTCGACGCCGCCACCGTCGCCGCCGTACAGGACTGGCAGGCCCGCAACGGCATCCCGGTCGACATCGACGCCACCCTCACCGCGCCGACCTGGGAGACGCTTGCGCCCGAACTGGAGAAGGACGCGGTCGGCATCCCGGTCAGCGCGGTGCAGTTCATGCTCAACTCCAAGGGTTACGCCGACGTCACGGTCACCGGCACGTACGACCACCCCACGAAGAAGGCCCTCAAGGACCTGCAGCACCTGCACGGTCTGGAGCCGACCGGCAAGGTCAGCACCACCACCTGGTGCGCCCTGGTGGGGGGCGTGGTGCGTCAGTCGTTCCAGAAGAACTGA
- a CDS encoding glycogen debranching N-terminal domain-containing protein, producing MTRVHSLRVRPDLLYVASGWSTLVTDVRGRITGTDPQGFFARNTRVLSRERIAVDGREPVPFATGNVRGHAQLSYAELGNGEELPSRAAYLTTERFVGAGLRTRFTVVSYAARPLEFALQIRVAADFADTSEAETGRRLQFGEVATRWDPAAGELRLTYLCDGLDRAVAVGVRADTPVVYDDGAFRVDVAVPARGSTRVELLVEPVFDGERLAAPPATFTEPDDSAARARARLIGELADLSSSNFDVTAAWRCATHDLAVLPLGEPAGPAAPMAGLPIYQEIFGRDTMTASWQALLAGPTMLADSLRLIAGHLGRRLDDWHDEEPGKPLHEARQGPVSALGLDPFTSYYGDWSTAPDFLVFLGQFFAWTGDLDTVRELLPTARRALGWIERYGDPDGDGFLDYHRRSAAGLKNQGWKDSDTAIVDEYGQVVANPIATSELQAYWYAALRHAAAVFTVTGHPARGATLLARARALRRRFHQAYWLPERGCYAMALGPDKRPVRSTNSNDGHLLATGIVPAQVAAQVADRLFAPDMFSGWGVRTLSADHPAYNPFSYHRGSVWPVEAGTIGLGLARYGCWPHLHRLAEGMFAAAALFEEHRLPEVLSGLPRDPAHPHPGVYPNSCSPQAWSASAIVALVQAMLALRPAASVRTIFVDPHLPEWLPDLRLEGVRVGRATVDLTVRRRRGGRTSITARGDRLAVVRRAPRQAISTRRR from the coding sequence ATGACCAGGGTCCACAGCCTGCGCGTCCGACCCGACCTGCTCTACGTGGCGAGCGGGTGGAGCACCCTGGTCACCGACGTACGCGGCCGGATCACCGGCACCGATCCCCAGGGCTTCTTCGCCCGCAACACCCGGGTGCTCAGCCGGGAACGGATCGCCGTCGACGGCCGGGAGCCGGTCCCGTTCGCCACCGGGAACGTGCGGGGGCACGCCCAGCTCTCGTACGCGGAGCTGGGCAACGGGGAGGAGCTGCCGTCGCGAGCGGCGTACCTGACGACCGAGCGGTTCGTCGGAGCGGGACTGCGGACCCGGTTCACCGTGGTCAGCTACGCCGCCCGGCCACTGGAGTTCGCGCTGCAGATCCGGGTCGCGGCGGACTTCGCCGACACCAGCGAGGCGGAGACGGGCCGACGGTTGCAGTTCGGCGAGGTCGCCACCCGGTGGGATCCGGCGGCGGGGGAACTGCGCCTGACCTACCTGTGCGACGGCCTCGACCGGGCGGTCGCGGTCGGAGTCCGGGCCGACACCCCGGTGGTGTACGACGACGGCGCGTTCCGCGTCGACGTGGCGGTGCCGGCGCGCGGCAGCACCCGGGTCGAGCTGCTGGTCGAGCCGGTCTTCGACGGGGAGCGGCTGGCCGCTCCCCCGGCGACGTTCACCGAGCCGGACGACTCCGCCGCCCGGGCCCGGGCCCGGCTGATCGGCGAGCTGGCCGATCTGAGCAGCAGCAACTTCGACGTGACGGCGGCGTGGCGGTGTGCGACGCACGACCTGGCGGTGCTGCCGCTCGGCGAACCGGCCGGACCGGCGGCACCGATGGCGGGGTTGCCCATCTATCAGGAGATCTTCGGCCGGGACACGATGACGGCGTCGTGGCAGGCGCTGCTGGCGGGTCCGACCATGCTGGCCGACAGCCTGCGGCTCATCGCCGGTCACCTGGGCCGACGGCTGGACGACTGGCACGACGAGGAACCGGGCAAGCCGCTGCACGAGGCCCGCCAGGGCCCGGTCTCCGCGCTCGGACTGGACCCGTTCACCAGCTACTACGGCGACTGGTCGACCGCGCCGGACTTCCTGGTCTTCCTCGGGCAGTTCTTCGCCTGGACCGGTGACCTGGACACCGTACGGGAGCTGTTGCCGACGGCCCGGCGGGCGCTGGGCTGGATCGAGCGGTACGGCGACCCCGACGGTGACGGCTTCCTGGACTACCACCGCCGCTCCGCGGCGGGGTTGAAGAACCAGGGCTGGAAGGACTCGGACACCGCGATCGTCGACGAGTACGGGCAGGTGGTGGCCAACCCGATCGCGACCAGCGAGTTGCAGGCCTACTGGTACGCGGCCCTGCGGCACGCCGCGGCGGTCTTCACGGTGACCGGTCATCCGGCCCGGGGCGCCACGCTGCTGGCCCGGGCCCGGGCGCTGCGCCGCCGCTTCCATCAGGCGTACTGGCTGCCCGAGCGGGGCTGCTACGCGATGGCGCTCGGGCCGGACAAGCGGCCGGTGCGCTCCACCAACTCCAACGACGGGCACCTGCTGGCCACCGGCATCGTGCCGGCCCAGGTCGCCGCGCAGGTGGCCGACCGGCTGTTCGCCCCCGACATGTTCAGCGGCTGGGGGGTGCGGACGCTGTCGGCCGACCACCCCGCCTACAACCCGTTCAGCTACCACCGGGGCAGTGTCTGGCCGGTGGAGGCGGGCACGATCGGTCTCGGCCTGGCCCGGTACGGCTGCTGGCCGCACCTGCACCGGCTGGCCGAGGGGATGTTCGCCGCGGCGGCGCTGTTCGAGGAGCATCGACTGCCCGAGGTGCTCAGCGGACTCCCCCGCGACCCGGCCCACCCGCACCCCGGCGTCTACCCGAACTCCTGTTCCCCGCAGGCCTGGTCGGCCAGCGCGATCGTCGCCCTGGTCCAGGCGATGCTGGCGCTGCGGCCGGCCGCGTCGGTGCGAACGATCTTCGTGGATCCGCATCTACCGGAGTGGCTGCCGGACCTGCGGTTGGAGGGCGTACGGGTCGGGCGCGCCACGGTCGACCTGACCGTGCGGCGCAGGCGGGGCGGGCGGACGTCGATCACCGCGCGCGGCGACCGGCTGGCGGTGGTCCGCCGCGCCCCCCGTCAGGCGATCTCCACTCGCCGCCGGTGA
- a CDS encoding NAD(P)-dependent oxidoreductase, which produces MRLAVFGASGGTGRLLTAQAAAAGHQVVAVVRDPARVTAADVTVARADIMDPATFTAAIRGCDAVVSLLGPGPVRGETTLRSRGTRSIVTAMRDAGVRRLVVVTAAGHTTDGDGPLTRFVLKPVLGALLRESFADMRRAEEVVRHSGLDATVVRPPRLTDGPRTGTYRTAVGHNVRGGLRLSRADLADFLLRCADAPVGEVVAVAY; this is translated from the coding sequence GTGAGGCTCGCGGTGTTCGGCGCCAGCGGCGGCACCGGCCGGCTGCTCACCGCACAGGCCGCCGCGGCGGGTCACCAGGTGGTCGCCGTGGTCCGGGATCCCGCGCGGGTGACCGCCGCCGATGTCACCGTGGCCCGGGCGGACATCATGGACCCCGCCACGTTCACCGCCGCGATCCGCGGCTGCGACGCGGTGGTGTCGCTGCTCGGCCCCGGGCCGGTACGCGGTGAGACCACCCTCCGCAGCCGTGGCACCCGGAGCATCGTGACGGCGATGCGGGACGCGGGCGTACGCCGACTGGTCGTGGTGACCGCCGCCGGCCACACCACCGACGGGGACGGGCCGCTGACCCGCTTCGTGCTCAAGCCGGTGCTGGGCGCCCTGTTGCGGGAGTCGTTCGCCGACATGCGACGCGCCGAGGAGGTGGTCCGCCACAGCGGGCTCGACGCGACAGTGGTCCGCCCACCGCGACTGACCGACGGGCCGCGCACCGGCACGTACCGCACGGCGGTGGGCCACAACGTCCGCGGTGGACTCCGCCTGTCCCGGGCCGACCTGGCCGACTTCCTGCTGCGGTGCGCCGACGCGCCGGTGGGTGAGGTGGTCGCGGTGGCTTACTGA
- a CDS encoding TetR/AcrR family transcriptional regulator encodes MSESSPPERRRRVRAEARRNVAAILDAAIQVLGQRPQATMDDIAAAAGLSRQTVYAHFPSRDALVTAVFRRMTDEVLAGLDAARLDEGPAPAALRRLLEVSWRTFDRYPPLPAPTGAADVELHQPVHDRLTRLILRGQRAGEFDRDAAPGWLVAATIALGHAAWAEVVAGRMPADQAVAAVQASVLRVYGAEPAD; translated from the coding sequence GTGTCTGAGAGCAGCCCTCCGGAGCGCCGGCGACGCGTCCGGGCGGAGGCCCGGCGGAACGTCGCGGCGATCCTCGACGCCGCGATCCAGGTGCTCGGGCAGCGACCCCAGGCCACGATGGACGACATCGCGGCCGCCGCCGGCCTCTCCCGGCAGACCGTCTACGCGCACTTCCCATCCCGGGACGCGCTCGTCACCGCCGTCTTCCGGCGGATGACCGACGAGGTCCTCGCCGGCCTGGACGCGGCGCGGCTGGACGAGGGGCCGGCGCCCGCGGCCCTGCGGCGCCTGCTGGAGGTGAGCTGGCGGACCTTCGACCGGTACCCGCCGCTGCCGGCACCCACCGGAGCCGCGGACGTCGAACTGCACCAGCCGGTCCACGACCGGCTCACCCGCCTCATCCTGCGCGGACAGCGGGCCGGTGAGTTCGATCGGGACGCCGCCCCCGGCTGGCTGGTCGCCGCGACCATCGCGCTCGGCCACGCCGCCTGGGCGGAGGTCGTCGCCGGTCGGATGCCCGCCGACCAGGCGGTCGCCGCCGTGCAGGCCAGCGTCCTGCGGGTGTACGGAGCGGAGCCCGCCGACTGA
- a CDS encoding DUF2231 domain-containing protein: MESRAKAMGHGIHPILIVFPLGLLATAVIFDILYLATDRTSFQISAAQTMGIGILGGLLAGLFGFIDWRGIPAGTRAKRIGAAHGLGNVVVLALFAASWFQRLAATNWDPSAGALICSFVGIALAGVTGWLGGELVERLGVGVSDGAGVNAPSSLRRSAGRARARGA; this comes from the coding sequence ATGGAGAGTCGCGCCAAGGCGATGGGCCACGGGATCCATCCCATTCTGATCGTGTTCCCGCTGGGGCTGCTCGCCACCGCGGTGATCTTCGACATCCTCTACCTGGCCACGGACCGGACGAGTTTCCAGATCTCCGCCGCGCAGACGATGGGCATCGGAATCCTCGGCGGTCTCCTCGCCGGGCTGTTCGGTTTCATCGACTGGCGGGGCATCCCCGCCGGTACCCGCGCGAAACGGATCGGCGCCGCGCACGGCCTCGGCAACGTGGTGGTGCTGGCGTTGTTCGCGGCGAGCTGGTTCCAGCGGCTGGCCGCCACCAACTGGGACCCGAGCGCCGGGGCCCTGATCTGCAGCTTCGTCGGTATCGCGCTCGCCGGGGTGACCGGCTGGCTCGGCGGTGAGCTGGTCGAGCGGCTCGGCGTCGGCGTGAGCGACGGGGCGGGCGTGAACGCTCCGAGTTCGTTGCGCCGGTCCGCCGGTCGGGCCCGGGCCCGCGGCGCCTGA
- a CDS encoding DUF3103 family protein: protein MRPRSLRLAVLALGVAATTLIASAATPAQAGPAHAPSGADATPSGVGPVFSATDRIAREVAGALADPATRDRVVSAVTAGPVDLLTAGLNARVDRAARSVNQAVLAAKGLPESTGSVLRLRLGHEGMAAALARSERPLVAAASSDDTMTDVVAHDPAGGRVLLDPVRVPTRPVLVVEVDVRKSMERGLAQVRQELAARGLTPVRHDAAASAGGRSTVTAQAGYWATKVNAVRLNDDKEPWIKGAAEIFNVVGGFGLDGKPTVNIVEMPYLDNDGTIYYPNQLLVHFNNYKYNLADVVMWEDDGDTNYRDLAKALLTVLLTVVDYGTYTPLVNAIIDAMPASWWTDDPDYVDSWYTLSTNSSGRLNGAAANGWMDVAPYWVQQF from the coding sequence ATGCGTCCACGTTCCCTCCGTCTTGCCGTGCTCGCCCTCGGCGTGGCGGCAACCACCCTGATCGCCTCGGCGGCGACACCCGCCCAGGCCGGTCCGGCCCACGCGCCGAGCGGCGCCGACGCCACCCCGTCCGGCGTCGGCCCCGTCTTCTCGGCCACCGACCGGATCGCCCGCGAGGTGGCCGGCGCGCTCGCCGACCCCGCCACCCGCGACCGTGTCGTGTCGGCCGTCACCGCCGGGCCGGTGGACCTCCTGACGGCCGGACTCAACGCGCGGGTCGACCGCGCCGCGCGGTCGGTGAACCAGGCGGTGCTGGCGGCGAAGGGGTTGCCGGAGAGCACCGGCTCGGTGCTGCGACTGCGGCTCGGGCACGAGGGCATGGCAGCCGCGCTGGCCCGGTCCGAGCGTCCGCTCGTGGCGGCGGCGTCGAGCGACGACACGATGACCGATGTGGTCGCCCACGACCCCGCCGGCGGACGCGTCCTCCTCGACCCGGTCCGGGTGCCCACCCGCCCGGTGCTGGTGGTCGAGGTTGACGTGCGGAAGTCGATGGAGCGGGGCCTGGCGCAGGTCCGGCAGGAGTTGGCCGCCCGGGGCCTGACGCCGGTCAGGCACGACGCCGCGGCCTCGGCGGGCGGCAGGTCCACGGTGACGGCGCAGGCCGGCTACTGGGCCACCAAGGTCAACGCTGTCCGGTTGAACGACGACAAGGAGCCGTGGATCAAGGGCGCGGCCGAGATCTTCAACGTCGTCGGCGGCTTCGGGCTCGACGGCAAGCCCACGGTCAACATCGTGGAGATGCCGTACCTCGACAACGACGGCACGATCTACTACCCCAACCAGCTGCTGGTCCACTTCAACAACTACAAGTACAACCTGGCCGACGTGGTGATGTGGGAGGACGACGGCGACACCAACTACCGCGACCTGGCCAAGGCGCTGCTCACCGTCCTGCTGACCGTCGTCGACTACGGCACCTACACGCCGCTGGTCAACGCGATCATCGACGCGATGCCGGCCAGCTGGTGGACCGACGACCCGGACTACGTCGACTCCTGGTACACCCTGAGCACCAACAGCTCGGGTCGCCTCAACGGTGCCGCCGCCAACGGCTGGATGGACGTCGCCCCGTACTGGGTGCAGCAGTTCTGA
- a CDS encoding SPFH domain-containing protein — MAVAAVVALVIVVAIVLLGLSLSVRLVQQYQRGVVFRFGRVLEQIRQPGLHLIIPVADRMVRVSMQTTVIGVPAQGVITRDNVTLTVDAVVYYRVVDPVKALVNVRDYPAAVLQVAQTALRSVIGKADLDTLLRDRDRINAELKAVIDAPTEKPWGLLIERVEVKDVSLPEEMKRSMSRQAEAERERRARVIAADGEFQASRRLADASRAMANTPGAYQLRLLQTVVDVAAEKNSTLVMPFPVELLQFFQEYGRRTREQAAPGGPGAAEPAPALGPTTEHVAAAAEGDGHRPRQ; from the coding sequence ATGGCAGTCGCCGCCGTAGTCGCGCTGGTCATCGTCGTCGCGATCGTGCTGCTCGGGCTGTCGTTGAGCGTCCGGTTGGTGCAGCAGTACCAGCGTGGCGTGGTGTTCCGCTTCGGCCGGGTGCTGGAGCAGATCCGGCAGCCCGGCCTCCACCTGATCATCCCGGTCGCCGACCGGATGGTGCGGGTCAGCATGCAGACCACGGTGATCGGGGTACCCGCGCAGGGCGTCATCACCCGCGACAACGTCACGCTCACCGTCGACGCGGTCGTCTACTACCGGGTGGTTGACCCGGTGAAGGCCCTGGTCAACGTGCGGGACTATCCGGCCGCGGTGCTCCAGGTGGCGCAGACCGCGCTGCGGTCGGTGATCGGCAAGGCCGACCTGGACACCCTGCTCCGCGACCGGGACCGGATCAACGCCGAGTTGAAGGCGGTCATCGACGCGCCCACCGAGAAGCCGTGGGGGCTGCTCATCGAGCGGGTCGAGGTCAAGGACGTGTCGCTGCCCGAGGAGATGAAGCGGTCGATGTCCCGCCAGGCCGAGGCGGAGCGGGAACGGCGGGCGCGGGTGATCGCCGCCGACGGTGAGTTCCAGGCGTCCCGGCGGCTCGCCGACGCCTCCCGGGCGATGGCGAACACGCCGGGGGCGTACCAGTTGCGGCTGCTGCAGACGGTGGTGGACGTGGCGGCGGAGAAGAACAGCACCCTGGTCATGCCGTTTCCGGTGGAGCTGCTGCAGTTCTTCCAGGAGTACGGGCGGCGGACCCGGGAACAGGCGGCACCCGGTGGGCCGGGGGCGGCCGAGCCGGCCCCGGCGCTCGGCCCGACCACCGAGCACGTGGCCGCTGCCGCCGAGGGGGACGGGCACCGACCGCGGCAGTGA
- a CDS encoding DUF1772 domain-containing protein, with protein MTRPADTADTTGAGPDHGRHEPDGRRRRIVEAIALLSTGLLAGAFGYGAVNLVQGFKAVPLDVRLTFHTALMKMNGLVMQTTMGLALVSIAVLAVLCRGVARRLAATAGVLVATSFLVTRFGNVPINAKIKVWAVTTAPPDHAAILRRWEIFNDVRTGTALVAFVLLLVLVTARLGDRS; from the coding sequence GTGACCCGCCCGGCCGACACCGCCGACACCACCGGAGCCGGGCCCGACCACGGCCGGCACGAGCCGGACGGCCGGCGACGGCGGATCGTCGAGGCGATCGCCCTGCTCAGCACCGGGCTGCTGGCCGGCGCGTTCGGTTACGGGGCGGTCAACCTCGTGCAGGGGTTCAAGGCGGTGCCGCTCGACGTCCGGCTCACCTTCCACACCGCCCTCATGAAGATGAACGGCCTGGTGATGCAGACCACGATGGGCCTGGCGCTGGTGAGCATCGCCGTCCTCGCGGTGCTCTGTCGCGGGGTGGCCCGCCGTCTGGCCGCGACCGCCGGCGTCCTGGTCGCCACCTCGTTCCTGGTGACCCGGTTCGGCAACGTACCGATCAACGCGAAGATCAAGGTGTGGGCGGTCACCACCGCGCCGCCGGACCACGCGGCGATCCTGCGCCGCTGGGAGATCTTCAACGACGTACGCACCGGCACCGCTCTGGTCGCGTTCGTCCTCCTGCTGGTCCTCGTCACCGCTCGCCTCGGGGACCGGTCGTGA